Proteins co-encoded in one Medicago truncatula cultivar Jemalong A17 chromosome 8, MtrunA17r5.0-ANR, whole genome shotgun sequence genomic window:
- the LOC11412210 gene encoding alpha-dioxygenase 2 yields MAPSLFSTPFIHPGLQPLVAKMTLFDTILFYVIHFVDKIVLWHKLPVLLGAIYLGIRRHLHFRYNLLHVGGVSGNNYDTQHYAYRTPAGTCNHPDDHLIGSQGTIIGRNMPPTTLNYGLLDPHPAVVTSKLLARKSFIDTGKQFNMIACSWIQFMIHDWIDHLEDTEQVEIGVPDGYSSGCPLKTFKFFKTKKFQTGSSHMKFGFQNTRTPWWDGSVIYGNNEKGMGRVRTFKEGKLKISEDGLLEHDEKGIPVSGDVRNSWAGYSLLQALFIKEHNAVCDMLKEHYPDFDDEQLYRYARLVTSAVIAKIHTIDWTVELLKTDTLLASMRINWYGFLGKKFKDSFGNILGPELSGLVGLKEPRDHGVPYSLTEEFTSVYRMHALLPEELVLRNIKPTTGEDKCPSILEKVPMTEMIGKQGEKRLSKIGMEQMLVSMGHQPCGAITLWNFPTWLRNLIAHDIDGEERPDPVDIATMEVYRDRERGVARYNEFRRNMLMIPISKWEDLTDDEEVNEALKEVYDDDVEKLDLIVGLHAEKKIKGFAISETAFFIFVIMASRRLEADRFFTTNFNSKTYTNQGFEWVNKTESLKDVIDRHFPEMTKNWMTSSSAFSVWDSMPDPKKYIPLYLR; encoded by the exons ATGGCACCTTCTCTTTTCTCTACACCCTTCATTCACCCTGGTCTGCAACCTCTTGTGGCCAAAATGACCCTCTTTGATACCATACTTTTCTAT GTGATACATTTTGTGGACAAAATTGTGTTGTGGCATAAGCTTCCAGTGTTGTTGGGGGCAATATACTTGGGAATTAGGAGACACTTACACTTTCGTTACAATCTGTTGCATGTGGGAGGAGTGAGTGGCAACAATTATGATACACAACACTATGCATATCGTACTCCGGCAGGCACGTGCAACCACCCTGACGATCACTTGATCGGTAGTCAGGGAACTATCATTGGCCGGAATATGCCTCCGACGACTTTAAATTATGGG CTGTTAGACCCTCACCCTGCAGTGGTGACCTCGAAGCTTCTAGCAAGAAAGAGCTTCATAGACACAGGGAAGCAATTCAACATGATAGCTTGTTCATGGATACAGTTCATGATTCATGATTGGATTGATCATTTGGAGGACACTGAACAG GTGGAAATCGGTGTTCCTGATGGTTATTCAAGCGGCTGTCCTCTGAAGACTTTCAAGTTTTTCAAGACTAAGAAATTTCAAACTGGCTCCTCACACATGAAGTTTGGCTTCCAAAACACTAGGACTCCTTGGTG GGATGGAAGTGTGATATATGGGAACAATGAGAAGGGAATGGGCAGAGTAAGGACATTCAAAGAGGGAAAGCTGAAGATCTCAGAAGATGGGCTTCTTGAGCATGATGAGAAAGGTATTCCCGTATCCGGCGATGTTCGAAATTCATGGGCTGGTTATTCCCTTCTGCAGGCTTTGTTTATCAAAGAGCACAATGCAGTATGTGACATGCTAAAA GAGCACTATCCTGATTTTGATGATGAGCAACTCTATAGGTATGCAAGATTGGTGACTTCAGCAGTCATTGCAAAAATCCATACAATTGATTGGACTGTAGAACTCTTAAAAACTGATACTCTTTTGGCATCCATGAGGATCAACTG GTATGGATTTTTGGGGAAGAAATTCAAAGATTCATTTGGAAATATTTTGGGACCCGAGCTTAGTGGATTAGTTGGTCTTAAGGAGCCAAGAGATCATGGAGTTCCCTATTCGCTTACTGAAGAGTTCACGAGTGTTTATAGGATGCATGCACTCTTGCCTGAGGAGCTTGTCCTTCGAAACATCAAGCCTACAACAGGAGAAGACAAATGCCCTTCAATACTTGAAAA GGTGCCAATGACAGAAATGATAGGAAAACAAGGGGAAAAAAGGCTTTCAAAAATAGGAATGGAGCAAATGTTAGTATCCATGGGTCACCAACCATGTGGTGCTATTACTTTATGGAACTTTCCAACATGGCTAAGGAACCTCATTGCACATGATATCGACGGAGAAGAAAGACCTGATCCAGTTGACATAGCTACTATGGAAG TTTATAGAGATAGAGAAAGGGGAGTAGCGAGATATAATGAATTCAGAAGAAACATGCTAATGATCCCAATTAGTAAGTGGGAAGATTTAACAGATGATGAAGAGGTTAATGAAGCTCTCAAAGAggtatatgatgatgatgttgagaaGCTGGACTTGATAGTTGGTCTACATGCTGAGAAGAAGATCAAAGGGTTTGCTATAAGTGAGACTGCTTTCTTTATCTTTGTGATCATGGCTTCAAG GAGGCTAGAAGCTGATCGTTTCTTCACAACAAATTTCAACTCAAAAACATACACAAACCAAGGTTTTGAATGGGTAAACAAAACAGAGTCTTTGAAGGATGTGATTGACAGGCACTTCCCTGAGATGACTAAAAATTGGATGACAAGCTCAAGTGCATTCTCTGTGTGGGATTCAATGCCAGATCCTAAGAAATACATTCCTCTATATTTGAGATAA
- the LOC11408117 gene encoding actin-interacting protein 1-2, with translation MSAVELTETYACTPSTERGRGILISGDSKSNTITYTNARSVIMMNLHNPLQVSVYGEHAYPATVARFSPNGEWVASADVSGTVRIWGTRNEFVLKKEFRVLSGRIDDLQWSPDGIRIVASGEAKGNSFVRAFMWDSGTNVGEFDGHSRRVLSCAYKPTRPFRIVTCGEDFLVNFYEGPPFRFKQSHRDHSNFVNCVRYSPDGSKFVTVSSDKKGIIFDGKTGEKIGELSSEGGHTGSIYAVSWSPDGKQVLTVSADKSAKVWDISEDNIGKVKKTLICSASGGVEDMLVGCLWLNDYLVTVSLGGTISIFSASDLDKAPRSFSGHMKNVSSLTIRRSNPRVLLSCSYDGLIVKWIQGIGYSGKLQRKENSQIKSLAAAEEEIVTSGFDNKIRRVSLHGDQCGDAEAIDIGSQPKDFSVALSSPELVLVSIDSGVVMLRGTKVVSTINLGFTVTASVVSSDGSEAIIGGQNGKLHIYSISGDTLVEEAVLEKHRGAISVIRYSPDFSMFASGDVNREAVVWDRASRDVKLKNMLYHTARINCLAWSPDSSRIATGSLDMCVIIYEIDQPVANRNTIKGAHLGGVYGLVFTDEYSLVSSGEDAFIRVWKITPP, from the exons aTGAGCGCGGTTGAGTTGACGGAGACTTACGCCTGTACGCCGTCAACAGAACGTGGCCGTGGTATTCTCATCTCCGGCGACTCCAAATCCAACACCATCACCTACACCAATGCCAGATCGGTTATCATGATGAATCTCCATAACCCCCTTCAAGTCTCCGTCTATGGCGAACATGCTTACCCTGCCACCGTCGCTCGATTTTCACCCAACGGTGAATGGGTTGCATCTGCTGACGTGTCAGGTACCGTGAGGATCTGGGGAACTCGCAATGAATTCGTTTTGAAGAAGGAGTTTCGTGTTCTTTCTGGAAGGATCGATGATCTTCAGTGGTCTCCTGATGGTATCAGAATTGTTGCTTCTGGTGAAGCTAAAGGGAACTCCTTTGTTCGCGCTTTTat GTGGGATTCTGGGACTAATGTTGGTGAATTTGATGGCCACTCAAGGCGAGTTTTGAGTTGTGCTTATAAACCTACAAGGCCTTTTCGCATTGTCACCTGTGGAGAGGATTTTCTTGTCAACTTTTATGAAGGACCGCCCTTTAGATTTAAGCAATCTCACAG GGATCATTCAAATTTTGTCAATTGTGTAAGATATTCTCCAGATGGCAGTAAATTTGTAACTGTTAGTTCTGACAAAAAGGGTATCATATTCGATGGAAAGACTGGAGAGAAGATCGGTGAGTTGTCTTCTGAAGGTGGCCATACTGGCAGTATTTATGCTGTTAGCTGGAGTCCTGATGGAAAACAA GTGCTGACTGTATCTGCTGACAAGTCTGCAAAAGTATGGGACATATCTGAGGATAACATTGGGAAGGTGAAGAAAACATTGATTTGTTCTGCCTCTGGTGGAGTTGAAGACATGCTTGTAGGGTGCCTATGGTTGAACGATTATCTTGTCACTGTTTCTCTTGGCGGGACAATATCAATTTTTTCCGCAAGTGATCTTGATAAAGCCCCGAGATCATTTTCAGGACATATGAAAAATGTTTCCTCCTTAACCATTCGCAGAAGTAACCCTAGAGTGCTCCTGTCTTGTAGTTATGATGGCTTAATAGTTAAGTGGATTCAAGGGATTGGATATAGCGGTAAATTACAAAGGAAggaaaattctcaaataaaatcCTTAGCAGCTGCAGAAGAAGAGATTGTTACATCTGGTTTTGATAATAAG ATAAGGCGGGTTTCTTTGCATGGGGATCAGTGTGGAGACGCTGAAGCCATTGATATTGGAAGTCAACCAAAGGATTTTAGTGTTGCACTTTCGTCTCCTGAACTTGTTCTAGTTTCAATTGATTCAGGAGTTGTCATGCTGCGTGGCACAAAAGTTGTGTCAACCATTAATCTTGGATTTACTGTTACGGCATCTGTTGTCTCGTCTGATGGAAGTGAAGCTATTATTGGTGGACAGAATGGTAAACTGCACATATATTCTATTTCTGGTGATACACTTGTTGAAGAGGCTGTCCTTGAGAAACATAGGGGTGCTATTAGTGTCATACGGTATTCTCCAGATTTTTCAATGTTTGCATCAGGGGATGTTAATCGAGAAGCTGTTGTTTGGGACCGTGCCTCCCGAGAT GTGAAGCTCAAGAACATGCTGTACCATACTGCACGGATAAATTGTCTTGCTTGGTCCCCTGATAGCAGTAGGATTGCTACAGGATCACTCGACATGTGCGTTATTATATATGAGATTGACCAACCTGTGGCTAATAGAAATACCATAAAGGGTGCTCACTTAGGTGGGGTATATGGGTTAGTATTCACTGATGAATATAGTTTGGTTAGCTCAGGTGAGGATGCTTTTATCCGTGTCTGGAAGATAACCCCTCCCTGA
- the LOC11426512 gene encoding protein MOTHER of FT and TFL1 produces the protein MMAASVDPLVVGRVIGDVVDMFIPSVGMSVYFGPKHVTNGCDIKPSMAINPPKVTLTGNMDNLYTLVMTDPDAPSPSEPSMRELIHWIVVDIPGGTNPKRGKEILPYIGPKPPVGIHRYILVLFEQKGPIGMVEQPTSRVSFNTRYFASQMNLGLPVATVYFNSQKEPQAKRR, from the exons ATGATGGCTGCCTCGGTTGATCCTTTGGTGGTTGGTCGTGTGATTGGTGATGTTGTTGACATGTTCATTCCATCTGTTGGCATGTCTGTTTACTTTGGTCCTAAACATGTCACAAATGGTTGTGACATAAAGCCATCCATGGCTATCAACCCACCCAAGGTCACTCTCACTGGAAACATGGATAACCTCTACACTCTG GTTATGACTGATCCAGATGCACCAAGCCCCAGTGAGCCAAGCATGCGTGAACTGATACACTG GATTGTGGTTGACATTCCTGGAGGAACAAATCCAAAGCGAg GAAAGGAGATTCTTCCATATATAGGACCAAAACCACCGGTTGGTATCCACCGATACATATTGGTTTTGTTTGAGCAGAAGGGACCAATTGGAATGGTTGAGCAGCCAACCAGTAGAGTCAGTTTCAACACTCGTTATTTTGCAAGTCAAATGAACCTTGGTCTTCCTGTAGCTACAGTCTACTTTAACTCTCAGAAGGAGCCTCAGGCTAAGAGGCGTTGA